Proteins encoded together in one Ignavibacteriales bacterium window:
- a CDS encoding pyridoxal-dependent decarboxylase, with product MNKDADTQHPQGALGDMPAEEFRKFGHQMVDWVADYLDTVEQRPVRSNISPGDLVRSLPALPPQQGEPMQQVLADVDRLIMPAVTHWNHPRFHAYFNSSSSSPGILGELLSAALNGNGMVWESCPAVSELEEVTLGWLRHMLGLPKEYWGMILDTASTSTMHAIAAARESLTDLKTREHGMSGRTDLPKLRVYLSDFAHSSIEKAVITLGFGMDGIRRIAVDDEFRMRPEALAEAITDDRRHGMRPFCVVATVGTTSCTSIDPIPAIADICERENLWLHVDAAYGGSAAIVPEKRYVLEGCDRADSFVVNPHKWMFVPVDLSVLYTRKPDILRRAFSLVPEYLRTAHDDVVHNLMDFGVPLGRRFRALKFWFVLRYFGWDGLAARLREHLRLAQEFKRWVEADPDFEVLAPVHFGAVCFRAHPKGMDTEQSLSKLNDDLINAVNGSRETFLSHTKLGDRYTIRMVIGHLKTQESHALRTWQQLQRELKTLIA from the coding sequence GTGAATAAAGACGCCGATACGCAGCACCCACAAGGTGCGCTTGGCGACATGCCGGCGGAAGAGTTTCGGAAATTCGGCCATCAAATGGTTGATTGGGTGGCCGACTACCTGGACACAGTCGAACAAAGACCGGTGCGGTCAAACATAAGCCCCGGTGATCTTGTGCGCTCGCTTCCCGCTCTTCCCCCGCAGCAAGGGGAGCCAATGCAACAAGTTCTTGCTGATGTCGACCGCCTGATCATGCCAGCCGTGACCCATTGGAACCACCCGAGATTTCATGCGTATTTCAATTCGTCTTCCAGCAGCCCGGGAATTCTCGGTGAGTTGCTCAGCGCAGCGCTGAATGGAAACGGAATGGTGTGGGAATCCTGTCCCGCCGTATCGGAACTGGAGGAAGTGACCCTTGGCTGGCTGCGTCACATGCTGGGGTTACCGAAGGAATACTGGGGGATGATTCTTGACACCGCGTCGACAAGCACGATGCACGCGATTGCCGCCGCACGAGAATCGTTGACGGATCTGAAAACAAGAGAGCATGGAATGTCGGGACGCACAGACCTTCCGAAGCTCCGTGTCTATCTTTCGGATTTTGCACATTCATCAATCGAGAAAGCGGTGATCACGCTCGGCTTCGGCATGGATGGGATTCGACGAATCGCCGTGGATGACGAGTTCCGTATGCGGCCCGAGGCACTGGCAGAAGCCATTACGGACGATCGCCGCCACGGAATGCGTCCTTTCTGTGTCGTGGCAACGGTTGGTACGACATCGTGTACCAGCATAGACCCTATACCGGCAATTGCAGATATCTGTGAGAGAGAAAACCTCTGGCTTCACGTTGATGCGGCGTATGGCGGAAGCGCGGCAATCGTTCCGGAGAAACGTTATGTTCTAGAGGGGTGCGACCGGGCTGATTCGTTTGTGGTGAATCCGCACAAATGGATGTTCGTCCCCGTCGACCTCAGCGTGCTCTACACCCGAAAGCCCGACATCTTGCGGCGTGCGTTTTCACTTGTCCCTGAATATCTTCGCACAGCACACGACGATGTCGTCCACAATCTCATGGATTTCGGAGTCCCGCTCGGCAGACGGTTCAGGGCGCTTAAATTCTGGTTTGTCCTCCGCTACTTCGGATGGGACGGCCTCGCTGCCAGGCTCCGCGAACATCTTCGCCTCGCGCAGGAGTTCAAGCGCTGGGTTGAAGCAGATCCGGACTTCGAAGTGCTGGCGCCGGTTCATTTCGGTGCTGTGTGCTTCCGTGCTCACCCCAAAGGAATGGATACAGAACAATCTCTCAGCAAGCTCAACGACGACCTGATCAACGCCGTCAACGGGAGCCGCGAGACCTTTCTTTCGCATACAAAACTTGGCGACCGGTATACCATTCGAATGGTAATTGGTCATCTCAAGACGCAGGAATCACACGCGCTTCGTACGTGGCAGCAACTGCAGAGAGAACTCAAAACACTCATAGCCTGA
- a CDS encoding histidine kinase, whose product MGHTPLRIDRKEGLFERKWVQWISYFLVWTATGLFFASESALWGRYVFRTPVTWDLALKTNLSFYYIWACIAPLVLWLGRRFRFERGSRTISLAVHLPTSVLLSSIQLLIAEIVVQSFSPDRLQLYEAFKAIQHTFVVYFHINLLTYWAILGIGYGREYYRKFREREVRAAQLKTQLTQAQLQSLKMQLHPHFLFNTFNTISSLMHKNVDDADRVLARLGDLLRYSLHNVGVQEVALREEIDFLQRYLEIEQTRFGDRLRVKINIDADVLDCKVPNLILQPLVENAIRYAVAPRASGGSIEISARQVIGSLRISVLDDGPGLIMEDGLPVHEGVGLRNSRERLEQLYGENHRFMLSNRSPKGLEVAMVIPMVAS is encoded by the coding sequence ATGGGACACACACCACTACGTATCGATAGAAAAGAGGGGCTCTTCGAGCGCAAATGGGTACAATGGATCTCGTACTTCCTTGTCTGGACTGCGACCGGACTCTTCTTCGCGTCAGAATCCGCTCTCTGGGGGCGGTATGTTTTCCGGACACCCGTGACGTGGGACCTCGCCCTGAAGACCAACCTGTCCTTCTATTATATATGGGCGTGTATCGCCCCGCTGGTTCTGTGGCTTGGGAGACGATTTCGATTCGAACGCGGTTCGAGGACGATTTCCTTGGCAGTCCATCTCCCGACAAGCGTGCTCCTCTCAAGCATCCAACTTCTCATTGCCGAAATTGTCGTTCAGTCATTCAGCCCCGACAGACTGCAGTTGTATGAGGCATTCAAGGCAATCCAGCACACGTTTGTCGTGTACTTTCACATCAACCTTCTCACGTACTGGGCTATCCTCGGGATCGGGTACGGGCGTGAGTACTACCGGAAGTTCCGGGAACGCGAAGTGCGCGCAGCGCAGTTGAAGACGCAGCTGACACAGGCACAGCTCCAGTCATTGAAAATGCAGCTCCACCCCCACTTTCTTTTTAACACATTCAACACGATTTCCTCGCTCATGCACAAGAATGTGGACGATGCGGATCGCGTTCTTGCCAGGCTCGGCGATCTGTTGCGGTATTCACTCCACAATGTTGGTGTACAGGAAGTGGCGCTGCGCGAAGAGATAGATTTTCTGCAGCGCTATCTGGAGATTGAACAAACGCGATTTGGTGACCGTCTCAGGGTCAAAATCAATATTGACGCCGATGTGCTGGACTGTAAAGTCCCGAACCTGATCCTGCAGCCGCTCGTGGAAAACGCCATCCGGTATGCGGTAGCCCCAAGGGCGAGCGGCGGGAGCATCGAAATCTCTGCGCGGCAGGTCATCGGATCGCTTCGGATTTCAGTTTTGGACGACGGACCGGGCCTGATCATGGAAGACGGCTTGCCGGTCCATGAAGGAGTGGGATTGAGGAATTCACGCGAGCGACTGGAGCAGCTGTACGGCGAAAATCACCGGTTTATGCTTTCGAACAGGTCGCCCAAGGGGCTGGAAGTGGCCATGGTCATACCGATGGTCGCCTCCTGA
- a CDS encoding tetratricopeptide repeat protein, producing the protein MNDIHELVKAKMDSTSVWKTAAQLLVFACLVLLPGVPAQSQTPQRKSFEQNRFESSGPVRDLTMADAHYRLGLENMHEPSNSDRAIEHLEKAVELDKANGEYHYMLAEAYMANFQSAGLVRMPFLAPKVKAQLELAVQCDPGSTAYREALVNYYVYAPGILGGGYQKAHEQAAEISKIDSYLGMLAHAGVYAGEGESERAADLYKKAIYSRPASWQAYHHFGNYYLDLGEIDAAITMFKKYVEVAPDQAESHYQLGRAYQQKRMYAETITAFQNALGKDPSRTPLVFRIAQLHEFMGSKALAREQYQRYLSMVPSGRAADDARVKIRELPH; encoded by the coding sequence ATGAATGATATTCATGAGTTGGTGAAAGCGAAAATGGATTCGACGTCTGTCTGGAAAACCGCTGCACAACTTCTTGTCTTTGCCTGCTTGGTACTTCTGCCGGGTGTCCCCGCACAGTCTCAAACGCCGCAGCGTAAGTCTTTTGAACAGAATCGCTTCGAAAGCAGTGGGCCGGTCAGAGATCTCACAATGGCTGACGCGCACTACAGGCTTGGTTTGGAGAACATGCACGAGCCCTCGAACTCTGACAGGGCGATCGAACATCTGGAAAAGGCCGTCGAGCTTGATAAGGCAAACGGCGAGTACCACTACATGCTCGCGGAAGCGTACATGGCGAATTTCCAGTCTGCCGGTCTGGTTCGCATGCCATTTCTTGCGCCAAAAGTGAAGGCGCAGCTTGAACTGGCTGTACAGTGCGATCCAGGTTCGACGGCGTACCGCGAGGCACTTGTGAACTATTACGTCTACGCTCCCGGGATTCTTGGGGGAGGCTATCAAAAAGCACACGAACAGGCAGCCGAGATTTCAAAAATCGATTCCTATTTGGGAATGCTGGCGCACGCTGGTGTCTATGCAGGAGAGGGGGAGAGCGAGAGAGCCGCTGATCTCTACAAGAAGGCAATCTACTCCCGGCCGGCGTCCTGGCAGGCATATCATCATTTCGGAAATTACTATCTCGACCTCGGCGAGATCGACGCCGCGATCACGATGTTCAAAAAATATGTTGAAGTGGCACCGGATCAGGCAGAGAGCCATTATCAGCTCGGCCGGGCCTATCAGCAAAAAAGAATGTATGCGGAAACGATAACAGCGTTCCAGAACGCCCTCGGAAAAGATCCATCGCGTACTCCGCTGGTGTTTCGAATTGCTCAGCTCCATGAATTTATGGGGAGCAAAGCGCTCGCACGGGAACAGTATCAACGATATCTTTCGATGGTGCCAAGCGGAAGGGCCGCAGACGATGCGCGCGTGAAAATTCGGGAGTTGCCGCATTAA
- a CDS encoding S41 family peptidase translates to MKTKFSVWIVAAVMLAGMLVGFQGRNLISADNMYEQFKKFQDILVLTDKYYVDPVETRKLTEGAITGMLGQLDPHSVYFPPKAFEKASEEMQGNYQGVGLSIRALNDTIFVVEPMGGGPAAKLGILSNDRIIRIGDSTSIGITSDQASKRLRGPKGSKVKISIVRPGVPENLVYEITRAEISIVSIDVALMINNEVGYLAVNKFSTKTSEEMQTAMRDLRSKGMKRLILDLRYNPGGVMEEAVRMADLFLDAGSKSKPRQIVYTKARATELEESFTATSGQEYEQLPLIVLINHASASASEIVAGAIQDWDRGLIVGETSFGKGLVQRQWAFGDGSAFRLTIARYYTPTGRLIQRSYTGKDKSEYEREAFDRVEQEGDNLEHKKDATAKADSGRPVFHTNAGRVVYGGGGISPDYIVKPPAATEFMQNLQRRDVFYQFITTWLDTRGQALRSTYGEDVQRFVKTFVVTDEMLQDFRTFVTTKGVKVEEKDLQKDMLFVKARLRAEVARSFWGNIGSYRVMLEVDPQFQKAITLLPEAVKFAKLN, encoded by the coding sequence ATGAAAACGAAGTTCTCAGTGTGGATTGTTGCCGCGGTGATGCTCGCGGGCATGTTGGTCGGATTCCAGGGAAGAAACCTTATCTCTGCGGACAACATGTACGAGCAGTTCAAGAAGTTCCAGGACATTCTCGTGCTGACGGACAAATACTATGTCGACCCCGTGGAAACACGCAAGCTGACCGAAGGCGCAATTACCGGTATGCTCGGACAGCTCGATCCGCATTCGGTGTATTTCCCGCCGAAAGCATTTGAAAAGGCGTCGGAGGAAATGCAGGGAAATTACCAGGGAGTCGGGTTATCGATCCGCGCACTGAATGATACGATTTTCGTTGTGGAACCCATGGGGGGAGGGCCGGCTGCGAAACTTGGAATTCTCTCGAACGACCGGATTATCCGGATTGGCGACAGTACGTCAATCGGCATCACATCCGATCAGGCGTCAAAACGTCTCCGCGGTCCAAAAGGGTCCAAAGTGAAAATTTCGATTGTTCGCCCGGGCGTGCCGGAGAACCTCGTGTATGAAATTACACGAGCGGAGATTTCCATCGTCAGCATCGATGTTGCCCTCATGATCAACAATGAAGTAGGGTATCTTGCCGTGAACAAGTTTTCCACGAAAACCAGCGAGGAAATGCAAACCGCCATGCGTGACCTCCGCAGCAAGGGTATGAAGCGTCTCATCCTGGACCTCCGGTACAATCCCGGCGGCGTCATGGAAGAAGCGGTGAGGATGGCAGATCTGTTCCTCGATGCCGGCTCGAAGTCAAAGCCGCGGCAGATTGTGTATACCAAGGCCCGCGCCACAGAGCTGGAAGAGAGCTTTACCGCTACGAGCGGTCAGGAATACGAACAACTGCCCCTCATTGTCTTGATCAATCATGCTTCCGCCAGCGCAAGTGAAATTGTCGCCGGCGCAATTCAGGACTGGGATCGCGGGCTCATCGTTGGTGAGACAAGTTTCGGCAAAGGATTGGTGCAGCGACAATGGGCTTTTGGCGACGGGTCGGCGTTTCGACTGACAATCGCCCGTTACTATACGCCGACCGGCCGGCTCATCCAACGGTCATACACCGGGAAAGACAAATCAGAGTATGAGAGGGAAGCGTTCGACAGGGTTGAGCAGGAGGGAGACAACCTGGAGCACAAGAAGGACGCGACGGCCAAAGCCGATTCAGGACGCCCCGTGTTTCACACGAACGCAGGGCGTGTGGTCTATGGCGGCGGGGGCATCTCACCCGACTACATTGTGAAGCCGCCAGCGGCAACGGAGTTCATGCAGAACCTCCAGCGGCGCGACGTCTTCTACCAGTTCATCACCACCTGGCTTGACACACGCGGACAGGCGTTGCGTTCCACGTACGGAGAAGATGTGCAGCGATTTGTCAAAACCTTTGTCGTCACAGACGAGATGCTGCAGGATTTCCGCACATTTGTTACCACGAAGGGGGTGAAGGTTGAGGAAAAGGATCTTCAAAAGGACATGCTCTTTGTCAAGGCGCGCTTGAGGGCGGAGGTTGCCCGGTCATTCTGGGGAAATATTGGCTCGTATCGCGTCATGCTTGAGGTCGATCCACAATTCCAGAAGGCAATAACCCTGCTGCCCGAAGCGGTGAAGTTCGCGAAACTGAATTAG
- a CDS encoding TonB-dependent receptor, producing the protein MKRLLCLFLLASQLALAGTTGKIAGRVVDAATRQPLPSVNIQIVGTSYGAATDVDGNYFIINVPVGTYTLRASMIGYTGKTVSNVKVMLDMTTTIDFRLDAADVQLNEVIIVATRPPIQPDVTSTKHTIEEETINALPVTDFREIVGMQAGVSGSHFRGGRFNESLFLVDGVAIKSAVNSYSGTTTGGFAIDIPQLSVSEIQVSTGGFEAEYGNAQSGIVNTITKSSSKFGAKLRVRTSDFPWSKIEYRPNAYGKGQADWKNYEAYVSAPSVTIGNATLSLTGSADIAFQTRDILAHEDFYNEAYQTKLSYNSPGTRVTLSGLKSWSLDNSYYHRYSRYGPLSEGYELDKYQQLTTISGVQYLQQFIFVPDPQNYKNAKAPESAKYDATGQVYTNVQNFYQSGMQNHISWPVKNSYNISLSLSQTIDNHSFLDVKLSLFTSWFNEVVRNANDQLKTGNLGADLNWVYNGTSAGYKDRQFEGGYWYYTGDEGWYLNQVSRTASMRVDYSNQLNSSNLLKGGMEFNWNKGDVEKVTFESVLARKFDVWAQDLYDVALYVQDKIEVRDGFILNAGLRFDYYNPNGFGSAVLYPLDPTELADPARRASLTSSDKVDPRWQVSPRIGISHPITERDKIHFYYGHFFQRPDLRFLYENMKLDFRYTTNVDLGNPRLKPEKTVSYEIGWEHLFSDFLRLDVTGYFKDITNQIAAADYDLPGSAEPFQAYVNLDYANVRGIEFTLEAVGGRAVGGMVNYSYSFANGRSSSVYRSNGEIVPRRLDPLDWDLRHRINANIFLRSTGAIERLIGNAELDLVLLVRSGYPYTRNTRDVFPLFALRNDGRLTWAKNVDMRFRKSFTVSNLELSLLVEARNLFNWTNVSYIAGGREGIATYEQTGDPSGPYHDPQTTTRPRAYRLGFELQF; encoded by the coding sequence ATGAAAAGGCTCCTTTGTCTCTTCCTTCTCGCGTCCCAGCTTGCGCTGGCCGGGACAACAGGAAAAATAGCCGGACGAGTTGTTGATGCTGCGACTCGCCAGCCCCTCCCTTCGGTTAATATCCAGATTGTGGGAACATCGTACGGTGCGGCGACCGACGTCGATGGAAATTACTTCATCATCAACGTCCCCGTGGGCACCTACACGCTTCGTGCGTCGATGATCGGATATACGGGGAAGACTGTCTCGAACGTGAAAGTCATGCTCGACATGACAACGACAATAGACTTTCGCCTGGATGCTGCAGACGTCCAGTTGAACGAAGTCATCATTGTCGCAACCCGTCCCCCCATTCAACCCGATGTGACATCCACAAAACATACCATCGAAGAGGAAACGATCAACGCCTTGCCGGTGACCGATTTCCGGGAAATTGTCGGCATGCAGGCGGGCGTCAGTGGCAGCCATTTTCGCGGCGGCCGGTTCAACGAATCGCTCTTCCTTGTGGATGGCGTTGCAATCAAGAGCGCGGTGAATAGTTACAGCGGAACCACGACGGGGGGCTTCGCGATCGACATTCCCCAGCTAAGCGTATCGGAAATTCAGGTTTCGACCGGCGGATTTGAAGCCGAGTACGGAAACGCGCAGTCGGGTATTGTCAATACCATCACCAAGAGTTCGTCGAAGTTCGGCGCGAAACTGCGCGTTCGTACATCGGATTTTCCGTGGAGCAAAATCGAGTACCGCCCGAACGCGTATGGCAAGGGTCAAGCCGATTGGAAGAACTACGAGGCCTATGTCAGCGCACCGAGTGTTACGATCGGCAACGCAACGCTCTCGCTGACGGGATCCGCCGACATCGCGTTTCAGACCAGGGACATTCTGGCCCATGAGGATTTCTATAACGAAGCGTATCAGACAAAACTGAGTTACAATAGCCCCGGCACAAGGGTGACGCTGAGCGGCCTGAAATCATGGTCCCTCGACAATTCGTACTATCACCGGTATTCAAGATACGGTCCGTTGAGTGAAGGATATGAATTGGACAAGTACCAGCAACTTACAACGATATCGGGTGTCCAATATCTTCAACAATTTATATTCGTGCCCGATCCGCAGAACTACAAGAACGCAAAGGCACCGGAGTCTGCAAAGTACGATGCGACAGGACAAGTGTACACAAATGTCCAGAATTTCTACCAGTCAGGCATGCAGAACCACATTTCGTGGCCTGTCAAAAACAGTTACAACATCAGCCTCTCGCTGTCGCAGACAATCGACAATCACTCATTCCTCGACGTCAAGTTGTCTCTTTTCACCTCCTGGTTCAACGAGGTCGTCCGCAACGCCAACGACCAGTTGAAAACCGGCAACCTGGGTGCGGACCTCAATTGGGTGTACAATGGCACTTCTGCTGGTTATAAAGACAGGCAGTTCGAGGGAGGGTATTGGTATTACACAGGAGATGAGGGATGGTATCTGAATCAGGTTTCGCGCACAGCATCGATGCGCGTGGACTACTCCAATCAGCTCAATTCATCAAATCTTCTGAAGGGGGGCATGGAGTTCAACTGGAACAAGGGAGATGTCGAAAAGGTCACGTTTGAGTCTGTACTCGCACGCAAATTCGACGTCTGGGCACAGGACTTGTATGACGTCGCACTCTACGTCCAGGACAAGATCGAGGTACGCGATGGTTTCATTCTGAACGCAGGACTCCGTTTCGATTACTACAACCCCAACGGTTTCGGCTCGGCGGTTCTGTATCCTCTGGACCCGACCGAGTTGGCCGACCCGGCCCGCCGTGCCAGCCTTACGTCCAGCGATAAGGTCGACCCTCGCTGGCAGGTAAGTCCCCGCATCGGCATTTCGCATCCGATTACGGAGCGCGACAAAATTCACTTCTATTATGGTCACTTCTTTCAGCGCCCCGACCTCCGCTTCCTGTATGAGAACATGAAGCTCGATTTCAGATACACCACGAACGTCGATCTCGGAAACCCGAGGTTGAAGCCCGAAAAGACCGTGTCGTACGAAATAGGGTGGGAACACCTCTTCTCGGATTTCCTGAGACTGGACGTCACCGGATATTTCAAAGACATCACAAACCAGATCGCTGCGGCCGACTACGATCTTCCGGGATCGGCTGAACCATTTCAGGCCTACGTCAATCTCGACTATGCCAACGTACGCGGCATTGAATTCACGCTCGAGGCCGTCGGTGGCCGGGCTGTCGGCGGCATGGTCAACTACAGCTATTCGTTCGCCAACGGACGTTCTTCATCGGTCTACCGCAGCAATGGAGAAATTGTTCCCCGGCGCCTGGATCCTCTCGATTGGGATCTCCGGCACAGGATCAATGCGAACATCTTCCTGCGCTCGACAGGAGCAATCGAGAGACTCATCGGGAATGCGGAACTCGACCTGGTACTGCTGGTGCGGTCGGGGTACCCGTACACCCGCAACACTCGTGACGTGTTCCCGCTGTTCGCCCTGCGCAACGATGGGCGTCTCACGTGGGCGAAGAACGTTGATATGAGATTCCGGAAATCGTTTACGGTCTCGAATCTCGAACTCTCGCTGCTCGTCGAGGCGCGGAATCTCTTCAATTGGACGAATGTCTCCTACATCGCGGGCGGTCGAGAAGGAATCGCCACGTACGAACAGACCGGGGATCCATCAGGCCCGTACCATGATCCGCAAACCACGACGCGACCGCGAGCATATCGTCTCGGCTTTGAACTTCAGTTCTGA
- a CDS encoding PorV/PorQ family protein, with translation MKKIILLTLLAIVPLAAQQFGQVGTSGAQLLKINFDPRASALGYAAASVVNNASALYTNVAGIEGIQKADMAFTYVPWFAGIDMVSFAAAYRLQDIGVVGVQLTGFSAQEEITTIDSENGTGQTFSIQNTVLGVSFARHITDKLVMGMQAKLVRESYFDHSTSGLAFDIGSSYDLGFLGSHLALTLQNFGPDLDPLEGNYNDYSDNNIQKGFARVPLPVTFRASFTMEPIVSEAYRVRFIADLIHPNDNIEHYCFGSEVLLYDFLVVRGGLKMNYDNESFAAGVGFKGDKFLGQDVRFDYSYEKFKVLPSVQKLSIGISF, from the coding sequence ATGAAAAAAATCATTCTGCTCACTCTCCTTGCCATCGTTCCCCTTGCCGCCCAGCAGTTTGGGCAGGTCGGCACCAGCGGCGCGCAACTGCTGAAGATCAATTTTGATCCCCGCGCCTCGGCGCTGGGCTACGCAGCTGCGTCTGTGGTGAACAATGCTTCGGCCCTCTATACGAACGTCGCCGGCATCGAAGGCATCCAGAAGGCCGACATGGCGTTCACGTACGTGCCATGGTTCGCCGGGATTGACATGGTGTCCTTCGCCGCCGCCTACCGTCTTCAGGATATCGGTGTGGTGGGAGTACAATTGACCGGATTCAGCGCACAAGAGGAAATCACCACGATCGACTCGGAGAACGGCACAGGACAAACATTCTCGATTCAAAACACCGTTCTCGGTGTTTCGTTTGCCCGGCACATCACCGACAAGCTCGTTATGGGTATGCAGGCGAAGCTGGTCCGTGAATCGTACTTTGATCATTCCACGTCCGGCCTTGCCTTCGATATCGGCAGCAGCTACGACCTCGGCTTTCTCGGATCACATCTGGCCCTCACGCTTCAAAACTTCGGACCGGACCTCGACCCGTTGGAAGGCAACTACAATGACTACAGCGACAACAACATTCAAAAGGGGTTTGCCCGGGTCCCGCTTCCCGTGACGTTTCGCGCATCATTCACGATGGAGCCGATTGTCTCGGAGGCATATCGCGTCCGGTTCATTGCCGACCTGATTCATCCCAACGACAACATTGAGCATTATTGCTTCGGCAGCGAAGTGCTGCTGTATGATTTCCTCGTCGTGCGCGGCGGCCTGAAGATGAACTATGACAACGAGTCGTTTGCGGCAGGGGTGGGATTCAAAGGGGACAAGTTCCTCGGTCAGGATGTGCGGTTCGATTATTCGTATGAGAAGTTCAAAGTCCTTCCGTCGGTGCAGAAGCTCTCGATTGGGATTTCTTTCTAA
- a CDS encoding membrane dipeptidase, producing the protein MLGTVRDRHRGAPITSAGIQVFDRSGILLTTTTTNAQGQWQVSIPATGITGQGELPQTFSLEQNYPNPFNPSTKIPFTLVKSGNVRITVHNILGQLVDAQEYSLQQGSYTIDWKAKGSAGVLFYSVEMGGERLTKKMVQIDRGNSVGLTNLSVMSTRMSYSVASAFAIDSCRIVASSMVYEPDTVTVAFVDSARVDFGLESVHDRAFVVDLHNDLMELIAGKNFAYQIADRHTVVRNGDPQSDIPRFRDGGVDAQIFSIWISPDTAASRHYSTAMRFLDTLKGQVSRNAKDIKLVTKADSIDALNRQQKIAGIVVVEGGHCLEEKLDNLIAFYNAGVRVMTITWNNSTSWAVSAKDAAGGTKGGLSEFGKQVIRTMDSLGIIIDVSHVGPQTVTDILATSTNPIIASHSGAAALRNHYRNLTDAQIRAVAQRGGVIGVVFYPTFLVSSGTARLENVLQHIDYIRNLVGVDYVALGSDFDGIETTPIGLEDVTKFPAITEALLQRGYSKQDVRKILGENFMRVFRAVCK; encoded by the coding sequence ATGCTTGGCACAGTGCGCGATCGTCATCGGGGTGCGCCCATCACATCGGCCGGCATCCAGGTCTTCGACCGGTCAGGAATTCTTCTGACGACAACCACCACGAACGCGCAGGGGCAATGGCAGGTCAGCATCCCGGCAACAGGAATCACCGGTCAGGGAGAATTGCCGCAGACGTTTTCTCTCGAGCAGAACTATCCCAATCCATTTAACCCTTCGACGAAGATTCCGTTTACCCTTGTGAAGTCCGGCAACGTCCGCATCACTGTGCACAATATTCTTGGACAATTGGTTGATGCTCAAGAATACAGTCTCCAGCAGGGAAGCTATACGATCGATTGGAAAGCGAAGGGGAGCGCTGGAGTCCTTTTCTATTCTGTTGAGATGGGGGGCGAGCGCCTGACGAAGAAAATGGTGCAGATCGATCGCGGCAACTCGGTCGGCCTTACCAACCTTTCTGTCATGTCCACCCGTATGTCGTATAGCGTCGCATCGGCGTTTGCGATCGATTCGTGCCGCATTGTCGCTTCGTCGATGGTCTACGAACCCGATACAGTCACGGTCGCGTTTGTCGATTCCGCCCGCGTTGATTTCGGGCTGGAAAGCGTCCACGACCGGGCGTTTGTCGTGGATCTGCATAATGACCTTATGGAGCTCATCGCTGGAAAGAACTTCGCATATCAGATAGCGGACCGGCACACGGTTGTCCGTAACGGCGACCCTCAATCCGATATACCACGGTTTCGTGACGGCGGAGTGGATGCGCAGATATTTTCAATCTGGATCTCACCCGATACAGCCGCGTCAAGGCACTACTCAACCGCAATGCGCTTTCTTGATACGCTCAAAGGCCAGGTGAGCCGGAACGCGAAGGATATAAAGCTGGTAACCAAAGCAGATTCCATCGACGCGCTCAACCGTCAGCAGAAAATTGCCGGCATTGTGGTTGTGGAGGGGGGGCACTGCCTTGAAGAGAAATTGGATAACCTGATCGCTTTTTACAATGCGGGCGTGCGGGTGATGACGATTACGTGGAATAACAGTACATCGTGGGCTGTTTCTGCGAAGGATGCCGCCGGTGGGACCAAAGGCGGGCTCAGTGAATTCGGAAAGCAAGTAATTCGGACGATGGATTCACTCGGGATAATTATCGATGTGTCGCACGTCGGGCCGCAGACGGTTACCGATATTCTTGCAACCTCCACGAACCCGATCATAGCATCACATTCAGGGGCCGCTGCGTTGCGCAATCACTATCGTAATCTCACAGACGCGCAAATCCGGGCCGTCGCTCAACGCGGCGGGGTGATCGGTGTTGTGTTCTATCCGACGTTTCTTGTCTCTTCTGGAACCGCGAGGCTGGAAAACGTCCTGCAGCATATAGATTACATTAGGAATCTCGTCGGCGTTGACTATGTAGCCTTAGGTTCAGACTTTGATGGAATTGAAACAACACCAATTGGCCTCGAAGACGTTACGAAGTTCCCCGCAATAACAGAAGCGCTTCTTCAAAGGGGATATTCCAAGCAGGATGTCCGGAAAATCCTTGGCGAGAATTTTATGCGCGTCTTCCGGGCAGTGTGCAAATAG